The nucleotide window CGATCGGCTGGTCGAGAGGTGCTCTCTCATATTTGAGGCGATGAATGTTTGCTCCCTCGTTATCGACGGGGGCCCGCACACCACTATCGCGCGGGAGGTGCATGACCTCCTGCCGGAGGGAGGCTTTATCTGGCGGCATACGGAGGGTGCGATGGTGGTGAAGGAGGAGGCTTTCATGGGTGTTGAGCGCAGGCAGGTGCGCCTCAACCGTGAGGAGCTTTTGAACATGCTGGTCGAAGAGTTCCGCGAGGGCCCGGAGGCCGTCCATTGGCCGAGCCCCGTTGATGAGATCGAGGAGGTGTTGCTCACCACAGTCGAGGCCCAGTTGTTGAATCTGAAAAAAACGCGCCGCCTGCGGGCTGGCGGCGAGGAGGTTGATGTCTACGAGCGGGGAGAGAACCACTTTGGATTTGCCTGCGCCTACGCGCGGCTCGCCGAGGCGTTGGCCGAGACCGAGGGTGTGCTTGCCGCCCCTGCGGGCGGAACGCTTTCCCCGCAATATCCGCAATCTGGCGGCCCCCATTTACGCCCCCCCGGCTTCGGCGGCGGGCGAGGAGGAAGAAGATTATGAGTGATGACCAAGTGAAGAACGAAGCGAAACGCTCAAAGAGTGCAGCCAGACGCGCACGGCGTAAAAAATCAGGTTCGCCCTCTGCTGCCCGGCAGGGTGCTGCCGGGCGTGAAGTGTCGAGTGCGCTGATAGACCCTGATGAGCGCCTCTGGCGAAGCCTATCGGGGAGCGACCGGGATATTCCCGGCTACACCCATAGCCGGATGCAGCGCCTGGCGTATGAGCTTTGGCTCACCAACCTCATGGGGCAGCGGCTTATTGAGGTTGTTACGGATCATGTTGTGGGCGAGGGCGTCGCCTGGCACTCCGAGGATGCGGCTGCGCTCGATACTGTCCGCGCCTTTTGGAGCGATCCGGTTAATCAGATGGACCTTCGCTTCGAGCGGCTGGTTTCTGAGCTTGGAATATTTGGGGAACTGCTACTGCCCGCCGCCATCTCTGAGTATGAGGGGCGGGTGCGCCTGGGCTACGTGAGCCCCAGGCTTATCGAGGAGGTTGTGCCCGATCCTGATAACTGCGCGCTGCCCATCGGCGTCATCATCCGGGGGGAGGAGGGCACCCTTGGCGGAAAACGAAAAGAGCGCCGTGTGCGCACAGTTCTTGGTGGCGATCCGAGGGAATATTTGGGCGCGGCGGGTCAAAGGGAGCGCGAGCGCTTCCGGGACGGCGAGGCGTTCTTGTTCCAGATTAATAAGGCGAGCGATGCCACGCGGGGGACGAGCGATCTCCTTGCCGCCATCGACTGGATCGACATCTACGAGCGGTTCATCTTCGATGCCGCCGAGCGCGCCCGCGTGCAAAACAGTTTTATCTACGATGTAACGCTGAAGGGTGCAGGCCCGGAGGGGGTCGCCAAATGGCTCGATGAAAACGGGGTCGCCCCCCGGCCCTCAAGCGTGCGCGTTCACAACGAAAAAGAAGAGTGGCGCGCCGTCACCCCGGATTTGAAAAGCGGGGAAAGCGGCAGCCAGGGTATTGCCAAGATGATGCGCGGCCTTGTTCTCGGCGGGATGGGAATACCCTCCCATTGGTTCGCCCAGGGTGATGATGTTAACCGCGCCTCGGCCGAGTCGATGGACCAGCCCACCATTAAAAAAATGACCCGTCGCCAGCGCACCATCCGTCATATCCTGCAGGCCTTGGCCGACAAACAACTAGAAGAGGCCCACCGCGCTGGCCGACTGCCCGAGGCCGCCCTCAGAGCCGGTGCCCGCCCGGTTCTCCCCGAGATATCTATCCGGGACACGGAGAAGATCAGCGCCTCGCTCTTAAAAGTCACCGAGGCCCTCGATCTGGCCGCCGCCCGCGGCTGGACATCCGATGAGTCCGCGAGCGCCCTGTTTTCCCATATGGCCGGGCAGTTAGGGGATGAGGGGTGATTTTTTCAGCGGGGCGTGAATAATTCAACTGGTTCAGGCTTGGCTAACTCATCCCCCCGCGCAGGGGTCTTGAAGATCGTCCATGAGTTTCCAGGCCTCCTTGGTGAGCGTGGGTGTTTTTCGGGGGACGCTGCAGGGCTGAGGCGATTTGGCGAGCCCTGGTTTTGGAATTTGCTTGGCTGCTTTTTCTGGGACTGTTTTTGCCGGGACTGCTTTTGGGACTGGCGATGACACGTTAAGTCGGTAGCGCTGAGGCGTGGGGCGAAGATCGCGAGTCGCGATAAGCGCCACCACGACGATCAGGACGAGTGTAGTAATGAGTCCGATTTTCTTGATGTTCATCCGGCATCCGCCTTTTCATAAAAGATCGATAAAATCAAATGCCCGCGCATTCGCGGCGCTATTGATAATGTAGGGTGAATTATTCTGGGGCGCTTGTGCTATCTGGCATCCGCGGCGCATCTAAACCCCGAAATATTGTTTCGAATCGCGGGGTTGTGGAAGTCGCGAAATGTGGTGCGAAATGCTAGGTGGCTGGCGATGTTATAGGCGCCGCCCCTTTTTACGCGCTCGGTGCCCGAATAGGGGCCTCGTGGATTTCGGGCCGCGCCCTGTCGATAAGCTTTACTCAAGTACCAGTCGGCGACCCATTCCCATACGTGGCCCGAGAGGTCGGAGGCGAGGTAGGGGCTGTCGTGCGTGAGATAGAAACGGCGCACCGGATGGGTGCTCCCCCGGCTGTTTCCTTTATGGATGAGCCGCGAGCCTACCCATGTATTGCCCCAAGGGAATAGGCGACCGTCGGTGCCCCGCGCGGCCTTTTCCCATTCGGCCTCCGAGGGTAGACGCTTTCCGGCCCAGCGGCAGTACTCATCAGCGTCCTCCCATGCAACTTGTGTGACGGGATGACCGGAGGATGCCGTGCTTTGGCCGTTTGGGTGCCGCCAATTTGCATCATCCGTTTTGCGCCATTTCCCTTTATCAAGCACCCAGCCCCAGCCGTCTTTCTCCGCTCGTGTGCGGCGCTTCGTCTCATAAATGTATACCTTGAAAAAATGTACCGTGACGGGATATTTGTCGATTTTAAATGCGTCGAGATAAACGCGCCGCGCCGGGGTTTCGTCTTTGAAATCTTGGCTCCCGCAGCGCGGGCATATGCGGAGCATTTG belongs to Nitrospinaceae bacterium and includes:
- a CDS encoding SUMF1/EgtB/PvdO family nonheme iron enzyme, giving the protein MLIRLILAFMIALLPQGAAPVWGALEKAPMVLVPAGPFRMGTSVTDIAQMLRICPRCGSQDFKDETPARRVYLDAFKIDKYPVTVHFFKVYIYETKRRTRAEKDGWGWVLDKGKWRKTDDANWRHPNGQSTASSGHPVTQVAWEDADEYCRWAGKRLPSEAEWEKAARGTDGRLFPWGNTWVGSRLIHKGNSRGSTHPVRRFYLTHDSPYLASDLSGHVWEWVADWYLSKAYRQGAARNPRGPYSGTERVKRGGAYNIASHLAFRTTFRDFHNPAIRNNISGFRCAADAR